A part of Streptomyces sp. DSM 40750 genomic DNA contains:
- a CDS encoding TerD family protein: MTPGSNIPLPAPRVAVDVAAPVRLDVSGLLLTADGKVRSDDDFIFYNQPTGPGVTYRSGGGTTPDSITVDTTAVPPGIEKIVVTASPDAAGQTFQGVEPTATIRNAADGSVIATFTPPQLSTETAVVIVEIYLRNGAWKARAVGQGYANGLAGIATDFGVTVEEPAPAPAQTTPVAPPVPTMQPPVAPPAPPLDPRVTAPPAPAAPPAAPAAPAPGAGKINLDKGRVSLQKNQTVSLVKGGRPLLSQVKMGLGWEPAYRGKDIDLDASVIAYGPQRNHIDSCYFGKLSIVNGAIKHSGDNLTGEGGGDDEVIVVDLGRLPQEVTGLVFTVNSFSGQKFTEVAKAYCRLLDAATGEELVRFDLTSAEAQTGVMMAKLIKQFSGEWEMTAMGDFVKSRTVRGMVKPAAQSL, encoded by the coding sequence ATGACCCCCGGCTCGAACATCCCGCTGCCCGCCCCCCGCGTCGCGGTGGACGTCGCCGCCCCGGTGCGGCTCGACGTATCGGGCCTGCTGCTCACCGCAGACGGCAAGGTGCGCTCGGACGACGACTTCATCTTCTACAACCAGCCGACCGGCCCGGGCGTGACGTACCGCTCCGGCGGCGGTACGACCCCCGACTCGATCACGGTGGACACGACGGCCGTCCCCCCCGGCATCGAGAAGATCGTCGTCACGGCGAGCCCGGACGCGGCGGGCCAGACATTCCAGGGCGTCGAACCGACGGCGACGATCCGCAACGCGGCGGACGGCTCGGTGATCGCCACGTTCACCCCGCCGCAGTTGAGCACGGAGACGGCCGTGGTGATCGTGGAGATCTATCTGCGCAACGGCGCGTGGAAGGCCCGCGCGGTCGGCCAGGGGTATGCGAACGGCCTCGCGGGCATCGCGACGGACTTCGGCGTCACGGTGGAGGAACCCGCCCCGGCCCCGGCACAGACCACTCCCGTCGCCCCGCCCGTCCCCACCATGCAGCCCCCTGTGGCCCCGCCGGCCCCGCCCCTGGACCCGCGTGTCACGGCGCCCCCGGCCCCCGCCGCCCCTCCGGCCGCACCCGCGGCCCCCGCACCCGGCGCCGGGAAGATCAACCTGGACAAGGGCCGCGTCAGCCTCCAGAAGAACCAGACGGTCTCCCTGGTCAAGGGCGGCCGCCCGCTGCTCTCCCAGGTCAAGATGGGCCTCGGCTGGGAGCCGGCGTACCGGGGCAAGGACATCGACCTGGACGCGTCGGTCATCGCGTACGGCCCGCAGCGCAACCACATCGACAGCTGCTACTTCGGCAAGCTCTCCATCGTCAACGGCGCCATCAAGCACTCCGGTGACAACCTCACCGGCGAGGGCGGCGGGGACGACGAGGTGATCGTGGTCGATCTCGGGCGCCTCCCCCAGGAGGTCACCGGCCTGGTCTTCACGGTCAACTCCTTCTCCGGCCAGAAGTTCACCGAGGTCGCCAAGGCCTACTGCCGCCTCCTCGACGCCGCCACCGGCGAAGAACTGGTCCGCTTCGACCTCACCAGCGCCGAGGCCCAGACCGGCGTCATGATGGCCAAGCTGATCAAGCAGTTCTCCGGCGAGTGGGAGATGACCGCGATGGGCGACTTCGTGAAGTCCCGCACGGTCAGGGGAATGGTGAAGCCGGCGGCCCAGTCACTCTGA
- a CDS encoding 1-aminocyclopropane-1-carboxylate deaminase: protein MSLSSFERYPLLFGPSPVHPLERLTAHLGGASVWAKREDCNSGIAYGGNKTRKLEYLVADALAQGCDTLVSIGGVQSNHTRQVAAVAARAGLKCVLVQESWVDWPDAVYDKVGNILISRLAGADVRLVRAGFGIGFKESWELALREVEENGGKPYAIPAGASDHPLGGLGFAGWAYEVADQERELGVFFDTVIVCSVTGSTQAGMVAGFAALEEAGGRPRRVLGIDASAKPTATREQIARIAQNTGQLIGVKGELTVADVELDERYHGGIYGVPDDATLVAMQLAARTEGMITDPVYEGKSMAGMIDLIERGEIGTESTVLYAHLGGQPALNAYSGVIE, encoded by the coding sequence GTGTCCCTTTCTTCCTTCGAGCGCTACCCGCTCCTCTTCGGTCCCTCACCGGTCCACCCGCTGGAGCGCCTCACCGCCCACCTCGGCGGCGCCTCGGTCTGGGCCAAGCGCGAGGACTGCAACTCCGGTATCGCGTACGGCGGCAACAAGACCCGCAAGCTGGAGTACCTCGTCGCGGACGCGCTCGCCCAGGGCTGCGACACCCTCGTCTCCATCGGTGGCGTGCAGTCCAACCACACCCGCCAGGTCGCCGCCGTCGCCGCCCGCGCCGGGCTCAAGTGCGTTCTTGTCCAGGAGAGCTGGGTCGACTGGCCCGACGCCGTCTACGACAAGGTCGGCAACATCCTGATCAGCCGCCTGGCCGGCGCCGACGTACGGCTTGTCCGGGCCGGCTTCGGCATCGGCTTCAAGGAGAGCTGGGAACTGGCGCTCAGGGAGGTCGAGGAGAACGGCGGCAAGCCGTACGCCATCCCGGCCGGCGCCTCCGACCACCCCCTCGGCGGCCTCGGCTTCGCCGGCTGGGCGTACGAAGTCGCCGACCAGGAGCGGGAGTTGGGCGTCTTCTTCGACACGGTGATCGTGTGCTCGGTGACCGGATCGACCCAGGCGGGCATGGTCGCCGGGTTCGCCGCGCTGGAGGAGGCGGGCGGACGGCCGCGCCGGGTGCTCGGCATCGACGCCTCGGCGAAGCCGACCGCCACGCGTGAGCAGATCGCCCGTATCGCGCAGAACACCGGGCAACTCATCGGTGTCAAGGGTGAGTTGACGGTGGCCGATGTCGAGCTGGACGAGCGCTACCACGGGGGGATCTACGGCGTCCCGGACGACGCCACCCTCGTGGCGATGCAGCTCGCCGCGCGCACCGAGGGCATGATCACCGACCCCGTGTACGAGGGGAAGTCGATGGCCGGGATGATCGACCTGATCGAGCGCGGTGAGATCGGGACGGAGTCCACCGTGCTGTACGCCCACCTCGGCGGGCAGCCCGCGCTGAACGCGTACAGCGGGGTGATCGAGTGA
- a CDS encoding GntR family transcriptional regulator: protein MEAIRPVSRTLLRDRAYQAIRDAIVAGEIEPGAVVRDAEFAELLGLSRAPVREAFSRLVDEGLLESKPQSYTRVTAVVAADVRDAAAVVGAMHELATRVAVPRLFAADVETMRSANERFAAAVHAGDVDAALVADDELHDVLVRVSGNRAAAATIARYTPLIRRLERRRFGEGGNCRSAGLHEQLIEACAAGDTDEAVRVTAEIWRGLAALVDERADESADEAVEEPGAEAVDEAVLEADH from the coding sequence ATGGAGGCCATACGACCGGTGAGCCGCACCCTGCTCAGGGACCGCGCCTACCAAGCCATCCGGGACGCCATCGTGGCCGGGGAGATCGAGCCCGGTGCGGTGGTGCGCGACGCCGAGTTCGCCGAGCTGCTGGGGCTGTCGCGGGCGCCGGTGCGGGAGGCGTTCTCGCGGCTGGTGGACGAGGGGCTCCTGGAGAGCAAACCGCAGAGCTACACGCGGGTCACGGCCGTCGTCGCCGCCGATGTGCGGGACGCGGCGGCCGTGGTCGGCGCCATGCACGAGCTGGCCACCCGGGTCGCCGTACCCCGGCTGTTCGCGGCGGACGTCGAGACGATGCGCTCGGCCAACGAGCGGTTCGCGGCGGCCGTCCACGCGGGCGACGTCGACGCCGCCCTGGTCGCCGACGACGAACTGCACGACGTCCTGGTCCGGGTGAGCGGCAACCGCGCGGCCGCCGCCACCATCGCCCGCTACACCCCGCTCATCCGCCGGCTGGAGCGACGTCGCTTCGGTGAGGGCGGCAACTGCCGCTCGGCCGGACTGCACGAGCAGCTGATCGAGGCCTGCGCGGCCGGTGACACGGACGAGGCGGTCCGGGTCACGGCGGAGATCTGGCGCGGCCTGGCCGCGCTCGTCGACGAGCGCGCCGACGAATCCGCCGACGAGGCCGTCGAGGAACCCGGCGCCGAGGCCGTGGACGAGGCCGTCCTCGAAGCGGACCACTGA
- a CDS encoding TROVE domain-containing protein: protein MARFNTKATKAQPTSRVTSTGRVLRTYEGGRGRERDERSELFLLSIANFVAQKTFYESGEGRDDRFAALVRRLAVTDPAWTAGLLGWLRGEGNLRTASIVGAAEYVKARLDAGATDGPTNRQVIDSVLRRPDEPGELLAYWTSRYGRNIPKPVKRGVADAVRRLYSAKSLLKYDTASKGYRFGDILNLVHAAPDPDKPWQGDLFQYALDRRHNPDTAVVPRSLPVLAAHRDLMALRPAKRRRVVTGAGGARRLADAGITWEALAGWLQGPMDKAAWEAVIPSMGAMALTRNLRNFDEAGVSDEVAAQVAARISDPAEVARSRQFPFRYLSAYRHAPSLRWAYPLEQALGHSLANVPALPGRTLVLVDRSGSMFYSRLTDRSSLTYADAAAIFGTALALRAADADLVEFGSTSKPVEFRKGESVLKVIGRFGDLGGTDTTEAVRRHYRTHDRVLIVTDEQATYSHYGDPTARVPVDVPVYTWNLAGYRAGHGPSGKANRHTFGGLSDAAFRMVPLLEAARDADWPWVG from the coding sequence ATGGCGCGATTCAACACGAAGGCCACCAAGGCGCAGCCCACCTCGCGGGTCACCTCGACGGGGCGCGTGCTCCGTACGTACGAGGGCGGCCGAGGCCGTGAGCGGGACGAGCGCTCGGAACTGTTCCTGCTGTCGATCGCCAACTTCGTCGCGCAGAAGACCTTCTACGAGAGCGGCGAGGGCCGGGACGACCGGTTCGCCGCGCTCGTACGCCGGCTCGCCGTCACCGACCCGGCGTGGACGGCCGGCCTGCTCGGCTGGCTGCGCGGCGAGGGCAACCTCCGTACGGCCTCGATCGTGGGCGCCGCCGAGTACGTGAAGGCACGGCTCGACGCGGGGGCCACCGACGGACCCACCAACCGTCAGGTCATCGACTCGGTGCTGCGGCGCCCGGACGAGCCCGGCGAGCTGCTCGCCTACTGGACCTCGCGGTACGGCCGCAACATCCCCAAGCCGGTGAAGCGGGGCGTCGCCGACGCCGTACGACGGCTCTACAGCGCCAAGTCGCTGCTGAAGTACGACACGGCGTCCAAGGGCTACCGCTTCGGCGACATCCTGAACCTGGTGCACGCGGCGCCGGACCCGGACAAGCCGTGGCAGGGGGACCTGTTCCAGTACGCCCTCGACCGGCGCCACAACCCGGACACGGCGGTGGTGCCCAGGTCGCTGCCCGTGCTCGCGGCCCATCGTGACCTGATGGCGCTGCGGCCGGCGAAGCGGCGCCGGGTCGTCACCGGCGCGGGCGGCGCGCGGCGGCTCGCCGACGCGGGCATCACCTGGGAGGCGCTGGCGGGCTGGCTGCAGGGGCCGATGGACAAGGCGGCCTGGGAGGCCGTCATCCCGTCCATGGGTGCCATGGCCCTGACGAGGAACCTGCGGAACTTCGACGAGGCGGGCGTCTCGGACGAGGTCGCGGCCCAGGTGGCTGCCCGGATCAGCGACCCGGCGGAGGTGGCACGGTCGCGGCAGTTCCCGTTCCGCTACCTCTCGGCGTACCGGCACGCGCCCTCGCTGCGCTGGGCGTACCCGTTGGAGCAGGCGCTCGGCCACTCGCTGGCCAACGTGCCCGCGCTGCCCGGCCGGACCCTGGTCCTGGTCGACCGCTCGGGCTCGATGTTCTACTCGCGGCTGACCGACCGCTCGTCGCTCACGTACGCCGACGCGGCGGCGATCTTCGGCACGGCGCTCGCGCTGCGGGCGGCGGACGCGGATCTCGTCGAGTTCGGGAGCACGAGCAAGCCGGTGGAGTTCCGCAAGGGCGAGTCGGTGCTGAAGGTCATCGGCCGGTTCGGCGACCTGGGCGGCACCGACACGACCGAGGCCGTCCGCCGGCACTACCGGACGCACGACCGGGTGCTGATCGTCACGGACGAGCAGGCGACGTACAGCCACTACGGCGACCCGACCGCGCGGGTCCCGGTCGACGTACCGGTCTACACCTGGAACCTCGCCGGGTACCGGGCGGGCCACGGCCCTTCCGGAAAGGCGAACCGCCACACCTTCGGCGGCCTTTCGGACGCGGCTTTCCGGATGGTCCCGCTGCTCGAGGCGGCGCGGGACGCCGACTGGCCGTGGGTCGGTTGA
- a CDS encoding PhoX family protein, whose translation MSLTRRDFARRSAATGAGVALAGSVGALATAPNALASTDTETDNDGTTDSTTEGGADRHSGVGYGPLVPDPDGILALPAGFKYRVITYSGRTKLESGEYTPSNHDGTATFAGPRGATLLVNNHELKGPRANWQYPVPLAEGLVYDPAASGGCTVVEVRRDGQVAEWVGIAGTSTNCAGGSTPWGTWLTCEENSDKAGVNGMTKDHGYVFEVDPIDRRANRDPKPLKFFGRYDHEAVVIDPRRGHAYLTEDASNPNGLFFRWTPPKGFEYGPRKFRELADDAGVLQAPKCFDSGGKFVDDLSRATKIGTVYGVDWVDVPDRDAKTVAVRKQFGTGEITRARKLEGMWWGDGGAYIVSSYARAESPGAAHDGQVWFYDPKRRTLTLKVLLGVNPDPSVDGAFDGPDNITVSPYGGIILAEDGEGVSHLFGATDSGRTYPIARNDLNVGTEEEPDYAEFCGVTFSPDGKTLYANIQKPGILLAITGPWKRQKRG comes from the coding sequence ATGTCGCTCACCCGCAGGGACTTCGCCAGACGATCCGCGGCCACCGGGGCCGGTGTCGCTCTGGCCGGCAGCGTAGGCGCACTCGCCACCGCGCCGAACGCCCTCGCGTCGACGGACACGGAGACCGACAACGACGGCACGACCGACAGCACCACCGAGGGCGGGGCGGACCGCCACAGTGGAGTCGGATACGGGCCGCTCGTTCCCGACCCCGACGGCATCCTGGCGCTGCCCGCCGGGTTCAAGTACCGCGTCATCACGTACAGCGGCAGGACCAAGCTGGAGTCGGGCGAGTACACGCCCTCCAACCACGACGGTACGGCCACCTTCGCCGGCCCGCGCGGCGCCACCCTCCTCGTCAACAACCACGAGCTGAAGGGCCCCCGGGCCAACTGGCAGTACCCGGTGCCGCTCGCCGAGGGCCTCGTCTACGACCCGGCCGCGTCCGGCGGCTGCACGGTCGTCGAGGTCCGCCGCGACGGCCAGGTCGCCGAGTGGGTCGGCATCGCCGGCACCTCCACCAACTGCGCGGGCGGCAGCACCCCGTGGGGCACCTGGCTGACCTGTGAGGAGAACTCCGACAAGGCCGGCGTCAACGGCATGACCAAGGACCACGGCTACGTCTTCGAGGTCGACCCCATCGACCGTCGCGCCAACCGTGACCCCAAGCCGCTGAAGTTCTTCGGCCGCTACGACCACGAGGCCGTCGTCATCGACCCCAGGCGCGGCCACGCCTACCTCACCGAGGACGCCTCGAACCCCAACGGCCTCTTCTTCCGCTGGACCCCGCCGAAGGGCTTCGAGTACGGCCCCCGCAAGTTCCGTGAGCTCGCCGACGACGCGGGTGTCCTCCAGGCGCCCAAGTGCTTCGACTCCGGCGGCAAGTTCGTCGACGACCTCTCCCGCGCCACGAAGATCGGCACGGTCTACGGCGTCGACTGGGTCGACGTCCCCGACCGCGACGCGAAGACCGTCGCCGTCCGCAAGCAGTTCGGCACCGGCGAGATCACCCGCGCCCGCAAGCTGGAGGGCATGTGGTGGGGCGACGGCGGCGCGTACATCGTCTCCTCGTACGCCCGTGCGGAGAGCCCCGGCGCCGCGCACGACGGCCAGGTCTGGTTCTACGACCCCAAGCGCCGCACCCTGACGCTGAAGGTCCTGCTCGGCGTCAACCCCGACCCGTCCGTCGACGGCGCCTTCGACGGCCCCGACAACATCACCGTCTCCCCGTACGGCGGCATCATCCTCGCCGAGGACGGCGAAGGCGTCTCGCACCTCTTCGGCGCGACCGACAGCGGCCGTACGTACCCCATCGCCCGCAACGACCTCAACGTCGGCACCGAAGAGGAGCCCGACTACGCCGAGTTCTGCGGCGTCACCTTCTCGCCCGACGGCAAGACCCTGTACGCCAACATCCAGAAGCCGGGCATCCTGCTCGCCATCACGGGTCCGTGGAAGCGGCAGAAGCGCGGCTGA